In Dermacentor andersoni chromosome 4, qqDerAnde1_hic_scaffold, whole genome shotgun sequence, the following proteins share a genomic window:
- the LOC140217370 gene encoding histone H3-like: protein MARTKQTARKSTGGKAPRKQLATKAARKSAPATGGIKKPHRYRPGTVALREIRRYQKSTDLLIRKLPFQRLVREIAQDFKTDLRFQSSAVQAMQEASEAYLVGLFEDCNLCAIHAKRVTIMPKDVQLARRIRGERA, encoded by the exons ATGGCTAGAACCAAGCAGACTGCGCGAAAGTCAACTGGTGGAAAGGCACCTCGCAAGCAGCTGGCCACGAAGGCAGCACGGAAGTCTGCTCCCGCCACTGGAGGCATAAAGAAACCGCATCGCTATAGGCCTG GCACAGTGGCTCTTCGTGAAATTCGGCGGTACCAGAAGTCGACTGATTTGCTGATCCGCAAGCTACCCTTCCAGCGCTTGGTTCGTGAAATAGCGCAGGACTTCAAGACTGACCTGCGGTTTCAGAGTTCCGCCGTGCAGGCCATGCAAGAAGCCTCGGAAGCGTACCTTGTCGGCCTCTTCGAAGACTGCAACTTGTGTGCAATTCACGCTAAACGCGTCACCATAATGCCCAAGGATGTACAACTTGCACGGCGCATCCGTGGAGAACGAGCGTAG